The Anguilla anguilla isolate fAngAng1 chromosome 4, fAngAng1.pri, whole genome shotgun sequence genome has a window encoding:
- the ndufv2 gene encoding NADH dehydrogenase [ubiquinone] flavoprotein 2, mitochondrial isoform X2, with translation MHISSSWLWQFTLHNIVNINHRDTTDNNPDTPFEFTPENLERIEAIIKNYPEGHKQAATIPVLDLAQRQHGWLPISAMNKVAEVLEVPPMRVYEVATFYTMFMRKPMGKYHIQICTTTPCMLCDSDSILEAIQKKLGINVGETTPDKLFTLSEVECLGACVNAPMVQINDNYYEDLLPQDIDQILDELKAGRVPLPGPRNGRFSCEPAGGLTSLTEPPPGPGFGVRPDL, from the exons ATGCATATCAGTTCCAGTTGGCTTTGGCAGTTTACGTTGCATAATATAGTGAATATCAAT CACAGAGACACTACAGATAACAACCCCGATACCCCTTTTGAATTCACTCCAGAGAATCTTGAG AGAATTGAGGCGATCATTAAGAACTACCCAGAGGGACACAAACAAGCTGCTACCATTCCTGTCTTGGATCTAGCCCAGAGGCAGCACGGATGGCTTCCCATCTCCGCCATGAACAAG GTAGCGGAGGTGCTGGAGGTGCCCCCTATGAGAGTGTATGAAGTAGCCACCTTCTACACAATGTTCATGCGCAAACCCATGGGGAAATACCACATTCAGATCTGCACAACAACACCCTGCATGCTGTGCGACTCCGACAGTATCCTAGAGGCCATCCAGAAGAAACTCG GCATTAACGTTGGTGAAACTACACCCGACAAACTGTTCACACTATCGGAGGTGGAATGCCTTGGAGCGTGTGTCAATGCACCAATGGTCCAGATCAATGATAACTATTAT GAAGACCTTCTTCCTCAGGACATTGATCAGATCCTCGATGAGCTGAAAGCTGGGAGAGTGCCACTACCTGGCCCCAG AAATGGGCGTTTCTCTTGTGAACCAGCCGGTGGGTTGACCTCTTTGACAGAGCCCCCCCCTGGACCTGGATTCGGAGTGAGACCTGATCTGTAG